In the genome of Deltaproteobacteria bacterium, one region contains:
- the hypB gene encoding hydrogenase accessory protein HypB, whose amino-acid sequence MKVDVVRNILEANDSVAADLNAQFTTKGILALNLMSSPGSGKTSLLERTLTDLKSEFSMAVIEGDCQTENDARRVAATGARAVQINTKGGCHLDSSMVRDACAQLGLDGTDILVVENVGNLVCPAEFSVGEDFKVTILSVTEGDDKPEKYPFIFAESKVMILNKIDLLPYVNFNVDRACAFARSVNQDIAIFPVSATTGEGMTAWYDWLRRERAKKQL is encoded by the coding sequence ATGAAAGTCGACGTGGTACGCAATATTCTCGAGGCCAACGACAGCGTGGCCGCCGATCTGAACGCCCAGTTCACGACCAAGGGCATTCTGGCCCTCAACCTGATGAGCTCGCCGGGTTCCGGCAAGACAAGCCTGCTCGAACGCACCCTGACCGACCTGAAAAGCGAATTTTCCATGGCCGTCATCGAGGGTGACTGTCAGACCGAAAACGACGCCCGCCGCGTCGCCGCCACCGGAGCCCGAGCCGTGCAGATCAACACCAAGGGCGGCTGTCACCTGGACAGCTCCATGGTCCGCGACGCCTGCGCCCAGCTGGGTCTGGATGGAACGGACATCCTGGTCGTGGAAAACGTCGGCAACCTGGTCTGTCCGGCTGAATTCAGTGTTGGCGAGGACTTCAAGGTGACCATCCTGAGCGTGACCGAGGGCGATGACAAACCGGAAAAATATCCATTCATCTTCGCCGAATCCAAGGTCATGATCCTGAACAAAATCGACCTCCTGCCCTATGTTAATTTCAACGTGGACCGGGCCTGCGCCTTTGCCCGCTCCGTGAACCAGGACATCGCGATCTTCCCGGTCTCCGCCACCACAGGCGAGGGCATGACCGCGTGGTACGACTGGCTGCGCCGGGAACGGGCCAAAAAACAGCTCTAG
- a CDS encoding LysM peptidoglycan-binding domain-containing protein, producing the protein MRRFFLCILVPCILTSLATPGFSEKTLRLFFEKDTTANPLQTKKYTVKDGDWLFNILTKNGYSNEEIHRLLPAIQQSNPHIQNLDRLLPGQKLYIPKPQALKKTKTEKKPKQEKSETSSRIQKPYVVRSGDTVISIMQQQGIPRQLVFSKYMSLFQQLNPDVPDINNLREGQNIFLPLPNPADIGLSGNASNATPESFFSANFPGNATSKNAFDSLNGPGTAWDTSMLAQLASITPLLTNPSPLASMGGQAPASGAGDTNTIPTETRQPTTGLPYVRGIFKEMRFAFAPGDEELYPLPDGGWLQVKLEETPLMTTPWGEKVILCPIPKNSEWIAKANRLGMHVCSVAPDWSLPDIIKTLTKKFPEKIRLWNPGQDLSLSRNGLGLTIKMPHTVIIQHRGQKMVHALWGRQAQDDRALPQGLPEVLRDMGVKVIETDQFNEVTRLPTQPRQSVYIPVAEHRELIRALDPDNPQEFFGPSLPEDLDGLLRLLKSRDQLHQGFANLAWSGGADRRIALQVPAWIVGPPSGKTILLDRRFADEYLISLLAHEGYTCFVLPD; encoded by the coding sequence ATGAGACGTTTTTTCCTTTGTATTCTCGTGCCGTGCATTCTGACAAGTCTGGCCACCCCTGGATTTTCGGAAAAAACGCTGCGTCTTTTTTTTGAAAAGGATACCACCGCCAATCCTCTTCAAACCAAAAAATACACCGTCAAGGATGGCGACTGGCTCTTCAACATCCTGACGAAGAACGGCTATTCCAACGAGGAAATCCACCGTCTTCTCCCGGCTATCCAGCAAAGCAACCCGCACATCCAGAACCTGGACAGATTGCTTCCCGGACAAAAACTATACATCCCCAAACCACAAGCCCTGAAAAAAACAAAAACAGAAAAAAAGCCGAAACAGGAAAAATCCGAAACCAGCTCACGCATTCAAAAGCCATACGTTGTTCGCTCCGGAGACACGGTCATCAGCATCATGCAGCAACAGGGAATTCCGAGACAGTTGGTTTTCAGCAAATACATGTCGCTTTTTCAACAACTCAATCCAGACGTACCCGACATAAACAATCTTCGGGAAGGACAAAATATTTTCCTCCCGCTTCCCAATCCAGCAGATATCGGACTCTCCGGAAATGCATCAAACGCAACACCGGAATCCTTTTTTTCTGCGAATTTTCCCGGCAACGCCACCTCCAAGAATGCTTTTGACAGCTTGAATGGGCCAGGCACGGCCTGGGACACGTCGATGCTGGCCCAACTCGCCAGCATCACGCCCCTGCTGACAAACCCGTCACCCCTGGCGTCCATGGGCGGCCAGGCCCCGGCGTCGGGGGCCGGCGACACAAACACAATTCCGACCGAAACACGCCAGCCAACCACGGGGTTGCCCTATGTGCGTGGCATTTTCAAGGAAATGCGGTTCGCTTTCGCTCCCGGCGACGAAGAACTCTACCCCCTGCCCGATGGCGGCTGGCTCCAAGTCAAACTCGAGGAAACCCCGCTGATGACCACGCCCTGGGGCGAAAAGGTCATTCTTTGCCCGATCCCCAAAAACTCCGAATGGATCGCCAAGGCCAACCGACTCGGCATGCATGTCTGCTCCGTCGCGCCAGACTGGTCTCTTCCCGACATCATCAAGACCTTGACCAAAAAATTTCCCGAAAAAATCCGCCTCTGGAATCCGGGGCAAGATCTATCCCTGTCTCGCAACGGATTGGGGCTGACCATCAAAATGCCGCACACGGTCATCATCCAACACCGCGGACAAAAAATGGTCCACGCTCTTTGGGGACGACAAGCCCAGGACGATCGCGCCCTGCCCCAGGGCCTGCCCGAAGTGCTACGGGACATGGGGGTCAAGGTCATCGAAACGGACCAATTCAATGAAGTGACCCGGCTTCCGACGCAACCGCGACAATCCGTCTACATCCCCGTGGCCGAACACCGGGAGTTGATCCGCGCCCTAGATCCGGACAATCCCCAGGAATTCTTTGGGCCATCCTTGCCCGAGGATCTTGACGGCCTGCTCCGCCTGCTCAAATCCAGAGACCAGCTGCATCAAGGCTTCGCCAACCTCGCATGGTCCGGAGGCGCGGACCGCCGCATCGCCCTGCAGGTTCCGGCCTGGATCGTGGGACCGCCCTCGGGCAAAACCATCCTCCTGGACAGGCGTTTCGCGGACGAATACCTGATTTCCCTCCTCGCGCACGAAGGCTACACCTGCTTCGTGCTTCCCGATTGA
- a CDS encoding hydrogenase maturation nickel metallochaperone HypA translates to MHELSVAESLIKIITEEMAKHGLTKLLSVKVVHGQISAIVPEALETAFEILTINTPLAGAAFSMELKPMVVRCRQCGMEFSPTQEEHILMPCPRCATELGHEIISGRELYIDHIEAE, encoded by the coding sequence ATGCACGAACTCTCCGTCGCCGAAAGCCTGATCAAAATCATCACCGAGGAAATGGCCAAGCACGGCCTGACCAAACTTCTGTCCGTCAAGGTTGTCCACGGACAGATTTCGGCCATCGTGCCCGAGGCCCTGGAAACCGCCTTCGAAATCCTGACCATCAACACTCCGCTGGCGGGAGCCGCCTTTTCCATGGAACTCAAGCCCATGGTGGTCCGTTGCCGACAATGCGGCATGGAATTCAGCCCCACCCAGGAAGAACACATCCTCATGCCCTGCCCACGATGCGCCACGGAGCTTGGACACGAGATCATCTCGGGGCGGGAACTGTATATCGATCATATCGAAGCCGAATAA
- a CDS encoding CBS domain-containing protein, translated as MYVGLVMHKHIPTITSDTMILKADRMMEENRLWILLVVEGGALKGYVAKEDVRAALPSSATTFSRHELNYLLSKVTVKDLVRTNIPTVTPDTDIEVAAQIMNDRDLAGLPVVDASGQLKGYVSRGAMLAVLVEEMGLALGGHRLVIETEDRKGLMAEVSQILFAMGVNILSTSIFFRENKRLLVFRIATDDIEAVRRTVRDKGFKLVGPEFFAHEWQ; from the coding sequence ATGTACGTAGGGCTTGTCATGCACAAGCACATTCCCACCATCACCTCGGATACAATGATTTTGAAAGCCGACCGGATGATGGAGGAGAACCGTTTGTGGATTTTGCTTGTCGTGGAAGGCGGGGCCCTCAAGGGCTACGTCGCCAAGGAGGATGTGCGGGCCGCCTTGCCGTCGTCGGCCACGACGTTCAGCCGGCATGAGCTGAACTATTTGCTGTCGAAAGTGACGGTCAAGGATTTGGTGCGCACGAATATCCCAACCGTGACTCCGGACACGGATATCGAGGTCGCGGCCCAGATCATGAACGATCGGGATTTGGCGGGCCTGCCCGTGGTCGATGCCAGCGGGCAATTGAAAGGGTACGTCAGCCGGGGGGCGATGCTGGCGGTTTTGGTCGAGGAAATGGGGCTGGCCCTGGGCGGGCATCGCCTAGTCATCGAGACCGAAGACCGCAAGGGGCTCATGGCCGAGGTTTCCCAGATTCTTTTCGCCATGGGCGTGAACATTTTGTCCACGTCGATTTTTTTCCGCGAAAATAAACGGTTGCTGGTCTTCCGCATCGCGACGGACGATATCGAGGCGGTCCGTCGGACGGTGCGCGACAAAGGCTTCAAGCTTGTAGGTCCTGAATTCTTCGCGCACGAGTGGCAGTGA